In Ostrea edulis chromosome 4, xbOstEdul1.1, whole genome shotgun sequence, a single window of DNA contains:
- the LOC125671316 gene encoding histone acetyltransferase KAT8-like isoform X1, translating into MHNHDGDPGDANSVVKQAFYLTIKWSRIFKYMNTKKMAEVAKSAMENTENESKYANQEVNGTNNALTDVQKDKDKKDSKTSGPLPVIGEHYLVRRSDGTWHAAEIIQSRGNDHGSGRHGYYVHYDGFNRRLDEWVDIDRLDLSNKLEDPHCKIKDMSIMMTDLSDGTDRKITRNQKRKHDEINHVQKTYAEMDPTTAALEKEHEAITKVKYIDKIQIGRYEIDAWYFSPYPEEYGKQSKLWICEFCLKYMRLERSYRYHQSQCVYRHPPGKEIYRKGTISLFEVDGKDAKIYCQNLCLLAKLFLDHKTLYFDVEPFMFYILTEVDRQGCHLVGYFSKEKESPDGNNVACIMTLPPFQRKGYGKFLIAFSYELSKLEGTVGSPEKPLSDLGKLSYRSYWSWVLLEILRDFRGTLSIRDLSEMTSITQNDIISTLQSLNMIKYWKGQHVICVTPKLVEEHLKSAQYKRPVLTVDSSCLRWEPPRKNPKLLKK; encoded by the exons ATGCATAATCATGATGGGGACCCTGGG GATGCGAATTCAGTGGTTAAGCAAGCGTTTTATCTTACGATAAAATGGAGTAGAATTTTCAAGTATATGAATACAAAGAAAATGGCAGAAGTTGCAAAAAGTGCAATGGAAAATACAGAAAACGAATCAAAGTACGCAAACCAGGAAGTTAACGGAACAAACAACGCGCTTACAGATGTCCAAAAGGATAAAGATAAAAAAGATTCCAAAACTTCAGGCCCATTGCCGGTCATTGGAGAGCATTATCTAGTCAGACGCTCCGATGGAACTTGGC ATGCAGCTGAAATCATCCAGAGCCGAGGGAATGATCATGGCAGTGGAAGACATGGTTATTACGTCCATTATGATGGGT TTAATCGTCGTTTGGATGAGTGGGTGGATATTGATAGGCTGGACCTGAGCAATAAACTCGAAGACCCACACTGTAAAATCAAAGACATGTCAATCATGATGACAGACTTGAGTGATGGAACAGATCGCAAAATCACACGCAACCAAAAGCGAAAGCATGATGAAATTAACCATGTACAaaag ACTTACGCCGAGATGGACCCCACAACAGCTGCACTAGAGAAAGAGCATGAAGCG atAACAAAAGTGAAATACATCGATAAGATTCAGATCGGTCGATACGAGATCGATGCCTGGTACTTTTCTCCATATCCAGAGGAATACGGTAAACAATCCAAGTTGTGGATTTGCGAATTCTGTCTGAAGTACATGAGATTAGAGCGGTCTTATCGTTATCACCAG AGCCAGTGTGTGTATCGTCACCCACCGGGGAAAGAAATCTACAGAAAAGGAACCATTTCTTTGTTTGAAGTAGACGGAAAAGATGCCAAA ATTTACTGTCAGAATCTTTGTTTACTGGCCAAGTTATTTTTGGATCATAAGACACTATATTTCGACGTGGAGCCGTTCATGTTTTACATACTGACGGAGGTGGACAGACAAGGCTGCCATCTGGTGGGATATTTCTCAAAG GAGAAGGAATCGCCTGATGGGAATAACGTGGCTTGTATCATGACCTTGCCACCGTTCCAGAGAAAAGGATATGGAAAATTTCTGATCGCTTTCA GTTATGAGTTGTCTAAACTGGAGGGGACGGTGGGCTCCCCGGAGAAGCCCTTGTCTGACTTGGGCAAACTCAGTTACAGGAGTTACTGGTCCTGGGTTCTTCTAGAAATTCTACGAGACTTTCGAGGAACGTTGTCCATTAGAGATTTAAG CGAGATGACCAGCATCACACAGAACGACATCATCAGTACTCTACAGTCCCTCAACATGATCAAATATTGGAAAGGACAGCACGTCATCTGTGTCACTCCCAAGCTTGTAGAAGAACACTTAAAAAGTGCCCAGTACAAACGTCCAGTGCTCACAGTGGACTCGTCATGTCTTCGATGGGAGCCACCTCGCAAGAATCCCAAACTTCTAAAGAAATAA
- the LOC125671316 gene encoding histone acetyltransferase KAT8-like isoform X2 — protein sequence MNTKKMAEVAKSAMENTENESKYANQEVNGTNNALTDVQKDKDKKDSKTSGPLPVIGEHYLVRRSDGTWHAAEIIQSRGNDHGSGRHGYYVHYDGFNRRLDEWVDIDRLDLSNKLEDPHCKIKDMSIMMTDLSDGTDRKITRNQKRKHDEINHVQKTYAEMDPTTAALEKEHEAITKVKYIDKIQIGRYEIDAWYFSPYPEEYGKQSKLWICEFCLKYMRLERSYRYHQSQCVYRHPPGKEIYRKGTISLFEVDGKDAKIYCQNLCLLAKLFLDHKTLYFDVEPFMFYILTEVDRQGCHLVGYFSKEKESPDGNNVACIMTLPPFQRKGYGKFLIAFSYELSKLEGTVGSPEKPLSDLGKLSYRSYWSWVLLEILRDFRGTLSIRDLSEMTSITQNDIISTLQSLNMIKYWKGQHVICVTPKLVEEHLKSAQYKRPVLTVDSSCLRWEPPRKNPKLLKK from the exons ATGAATACAAAGAAAATGGCAGAAGTTGCAAAAAGTGCAATGGAAAATACAGAAAACGAATCAAAGTACGCAAACCAGGAAGTTAACGGAACAAACAACGCGCTTACAGATGTCCAAAAGGATAAAGATAAAAAAGATTCCAAAACTTCAGGCCCATTGCCGGTCATTGGAGAGCATTATCTAGTCAGACGCTCCGATGGAACTTGGC ATGCAGCTGAAATCATCCAGAGCCGAGGGAATGATCATGGCAGTGGAAGACATGGTTATTACGTCCATTATGATGGGT TTAATCGTCGTTTGGATGAGTGGGTGGATATTGATAGGCTGGACCTGAGCAATAAACTCGAAGACCCACACTGTAAAATCAAAGACATGTCAATCATGATGACAGACTTGAGTGATGGAACAGATCGCAAAATCACACGCAACCAAAAGCGAAAGCATGATGAAATTAACCATGTACAaaag ACTTACGCCGAGATGGACCCCACAACAGCTGCACTAGAGAAAGAGCATGAAGCG atAACAAAAGTGAAATACATCGATAAGATTCAGATCGGTCGATACGAGATCGATGCCTGGTACTTTTCTCCATATCCAGAGGAATACGGTAAACAATCCAAGTTGTGGATTTGCGAATTCTGTCTGAAGTACATGAGATTAGAGCGGTCTTATCGTTATCACCAG AGCCAGTGTGTGTATCGTCACCCACCGGGGAAAGAAATCTACAGAAAAGGAACCATTTCTTTGTTTGAAGTAGACGGAAAAGATGCCAAA ATTTACTGTCAGAATCTTTGTTTACTGGCCAAGTTATTTTTGGATCATAAGACACTATATTTCGACGTGGAGCCGTTCATGTTTTACATACTGACGGAGGTGGACAGACAAGGCTGCCATCTGGTGGGATATTTCTCAAAG GAGAAGGAATCGCCTGATGGGAATAACGTGGCTTGTATCATGACCTTGCCACCGTTCCAGAGAAAAGGATATGGAAAATTTCTGATCGCTTTCA GTTATGAGTTGTCTAAACTGGAGGGGACGGTGGGCTCCCCGGAGAAGCCCTTGTCTGACTTGGGCAAACTCAGTTACAGGAGTTACTGGTCCTGGGTTCTTCTAGAAATTCTACGAGACTTTCGAGGAACGTTGTCCATTAGAGATTTAAG CGAGATGACCAGCATCACACAGAACGACATCATCAGTACTCTACAGTCCCTCAACATGATCAAATATTGGAAAGGACAGCACGTCATCTGTGTCACTCCCAAGCTTGTAGAAGAACACTTAAAAAGTGCCCAGTACAAACGTCCAGTGCTCACAGTGGACTCGTCATGTCTTCGATGGGAGCCACCTCGCAAGAATCCCAAACTTCTAAAGAAATAA
- the LOC125671320 gene encoding ankyrin repeat domain-containing protein 40-like translates to MDSSSDHEEQLREAACIGDLESVKSLIESSGVNINSQNKINGWTALHWAAKRNHSSLVSYLLLHGADKNIKTNTGEIAVQLTTYMDIKNMLGGTNIETKQKDLPITPNYLANPPFPYTQPVVQKSTDSSRENVVSFQEQNCTSNNELVIKVRVGNSEERDYIEVELDKACLSFDRLLSVCCQELGVQKGQVFKVRKLPNTIVRKDKDVARLTDFQELEIVLNNSETPRPGQYGLSMSHRILY, encoded by the exons ATGGACAGCTCGTCTGATCATGAAGAGCAGCTAAGAGAAGCAGCATGCATTGGCGACCTAGAATCCGTGAAATCGTTAATAGAATCCTCAGGTGTCAACATCAACagccaaaataaaattaatggaTG GACAGCTTTACATTGGGCAGCCAAAAGAAATCACAGCAGTCTGGTGTCCTATCTACTTCTACATGGTGCTGATAAGAATATCAAAACCAACACGGGGGAAATCGCGGTTCAGCTGACAACCTACATGGACATCAAGAATATGCTAGGAG gcACCAACATTGAGACTAAACAGAAGGATCTCCCTATAACCCCAAATTACTTAGCAAATCCACCCTTCCCATATACACAACCAGTTGTTCAGAAGTCAACAGACTCCAGCAGAGAAAATGTCGTCAGTTTCCAGGAGCAGAACTGCACGTCCAACAATG AGCTTGTGATCAAAGTGCGTGTGGGAAACAGTGAAGAGCGGGACTATATTGAGGTGGAACTGGACAAAGCTTGCCTGTCGTTCGACAGACTGCTCTCTGTTTGTTGTCAGGAACTTGGTGTGCAAAAGGGACAAGTGTTCAAAGTAAGAAAATTGCCTAATACCATTGTACGCAAGGATAAAGATGTTGCGCGGCTGACTGATTTCCAGGAGCTTGAGATTGTGCTCAATAACTCGGAAACTCCTCGACCAGGGCAGTATGGACTTTCAATGTCTCACAGAATTCTGTATTAG